The following proteins come from a genomic window of Citrobacter europaeus:
- a CDS encoding very short patch repair endonuclease, giving the protein MADVHDKATRSKNMRAIATRDTAIEKRLASLLTEQGVTFRVQDATLPGRPDFVVDDYRCVIFTHGCFWHHHHCYLFKVPATRTEFWLEKIGKNVQRDARDGEMLQALGWRVLIVWECALRGREKLGDDALSERVIEWICGGGASAQIDTLGIHLL; this is encoded by the coding sequence ATGGCAGACGTTCACGATAAGGCAACGCGCAGTAAAAATATGCGGGCGATAGCCACCCGCGATACTGCCATTGAAAAACGCCTTGCCAGCTTGCTGACAGAGCAGGGGGTAACGTTTCGCGTGCAGGATGCGACGTTACCCGGTCGCCCCGATTTCGTGGTCGATGATTATCGTTGTGTGATCTTTACCCACGGTTGTTTCTGGCATCATCACCACTGCTATCTATTTAAAGTCCCCGCAACACGAACGGAATTCTGGCTGGAAAAAATTGGCAAAAATGTCCAGCGTGACGCGCGGGACGGTGAAATGTTGCAGGCGCTGGGCTGGCGTGTACTGATTGTCTGGGAGTGCGCCCTGCGTGGGCGCGAAAAACTGGGGGATGACGCGTTATCCGAACGTGTTATCGAGTGGATCTGCGGTGGTGGCGCCAGCGCGCAGATCGACACTCTCGGTATTCATTTACTGTAA
- a CDS encoding DNA cytosine methyltransferase, with protein MQDNFSVAGSMNPMTDDNDAAAQVILAKLLEIYDVKTLVAHLNGVGENRWSPAIFKRVVANETWHRLSDGELAHLKALLPTPPAHHPHYAFRFIDLFAGIGGIRRGFEAIGGQCVFTSEWNKHAVRTYKANHYCDPHQHHFNEDIRDITLSHHDGVSDQQAAEHIRQHVPQHDVLLAGFPCQPFSLAGVSKKNALGRAHGFACDTQGTLFFDVVRIINARRPAIFVLENVKNLKSHDQGKTFRIIMQTLDELGYDVADADDNGPDDPKIIDGQHFLPQHRERIVLVGFRRDLNLKSDFTLRDIISRYPQRRTTLAELLEPTVDAKYVLTPVLWKYLYRYAKKHQARGNGFGYGMVYPGNPDCVTRTLSARYYKDGAEILIDRGWDLALGEKDFDDPHNQRHRPRRLTPRECARLMGFESPQGYQFRIPVSDTQAYRQFGNSVVVPAFAAVARLLEPKIKQAVAIREKENLHGRRSR; from the coding sequence ATGCAGGATAATTTTTCAGTAGCAGGCTCCATGAACCCGATGACAGATGATAACGACGCCGCCGCACAGGTGATTTTGGCGAAGTTGCTTGAAATTTATGACGTGAAAACGCTGGTTGCTCATCTGAATGGTGTTGGCGAGAACCGCTGGAGTCCGGCCATCTTTAAGCGAGTTGTCGCCAATGAGACATGGCATCGTCTCAGCGATGGCGAGCTGGCTCATCTGAAAGCCTTGCTGCCGACGCCGCCTGCGCATCATCCACATTATGCTTTTCGCTTTATCGATCTTTTTGCCGGTATTGGCGGCATTCGTCGCGGCTTTGAGGCGATTGGCGGGCAGTGTGTGTTCACCAGTGAGTGGAACAAGCATGCGGTGCGTACCTACAAAGCGAATCACTACTGCGATCCTCACCAGCACCATTTTAATGAAGATATTCGCGATATCACCCTCAGTCATCATGATGGGGTGAGCGACCAGCAGGCGGCAGAACATATTCGCCAGCATGTTCCTCAGCATGATGTGCTGTTGGCGGGGTTTCCTTGTCAGCCATTCTCACTGGCCGGCGTATCAAAGAAAAACGCGTTAGGTCGTGCTCATGGCTTCGCCTGCGACACGCAGGGCACACTTTTTTTTGACGTGGTGCGCATCATCAATGCGCGTCGGCCAGCAATATTTGTGCTCGAAAACGTCAAAAACCTGAAGAGCCACGATCAGGGAAAAACTTTCCGCATCATTATGCAAACGCTGGACGAGCTGGGTTATGACGTGGCGGATGCAGACGATAACGGACCGGACGATCCGAAAATTATCGACGGGCAACATTTCTTGCCTCAGCATCGCGAACGTATTGTGCTCGTCGGCTTTCGCCGCGATCTAAATCTGAAATCAGACTTCACGCTGCGCGATATTATCTCCCGCTATCCTCAGCGGCGCACTACGCTGGCGGAGCTGCTTGAGCCGACCGTTGATGCAAAATATGTGTTGACGCCGGTGCTGTGGAAATATCTGTATCGCTATGCGAAAAAGCATCAGGCGCGGGGGAATGGGTTTGGCTATGGCATGGTGTATCCCGGCAATCCCGATTGCGTAACGCGTACATTATCGGCGCGTTACTATAAAGATGGGGCGGAGATCTTGATCGACCGCGGCTGGGATCTGGCGCTGGGTGAAAAGGATTTTGATGATCCGCACAATCAGCGACACCGTCCTCGCAGGTTGACGCCCAGAGAGTGCGCGCGTCTGATGGGGTTCGAATCACCTCAGGGTTATCAGTTCAGGATCCCGGTGTCGGACACGCAGGCATATCGTCAGTTTGGTAACTCGGTGGTCGTCCCGGCGTTTGCGGCGGTCGCCAGGCTGCTGGAGCCAAAGATCAAACAGGCGGTTGCTATTCGTGAGAAAGAGAACCTGCATGGCAGACGTTCACGATAA
- a CDS encoding phosphohydrolase, giving the protein MERHDWQSKFEAWLRENHSGHDAAHDIFHFRRVWKTAQKLSTDATVDWLVVLTACYFHDLVSLPKNHPDRHRSSVMAAQETRRVLMHDFPDFPHQRLPAVCHAIEAHSFSAKIVPETLEAKIVQDADRLEALGAIGLARVFAVSGALGVALFDAEDPFARQRNLDDKQYALDHFQTKLLTLPLTMQTAQGRHLAQHNADFLLTYMAKLSAELKGEYEMLDLDAIQPLIAR; this is encoded by the coding sequence ATGGAGCGACATGACTGGCAGTCGAAATTTGAAGCCTGGTTGCGTGAAAATCATTCAGGGCACGACGCTGCTCACGACATCTTTCATTTTCGGCGTGTGTGGAAGACGGCTCAAAAGCTGAGCACGGATGCGACCGTAGACTGGCTGGTGGTGCTGACGGCATGCTACTTCCATGATCTCGTCAGTTTGCCGAAGAATCATCCCGATCGTCATCGTTCATCGGTAATGGCAGCCCAGGAAACACGTCGCGTTTTGATGCACGATTTCCCTGACTTTCCACACCAACGATTACCTGCCGTGTGCCATGCCATTGAGGCGCACAGTTTCAGCGCCAAAATTGTACCAGAAACCCTTGAGGCCAAAATTGTGCAGGATGCTGACCGGCTTGAGGCGCTGGGGGCGATTGGTTTAGCGCGTGTATTTGCCGTGTCCGGGGCGTTAGGCGTGGCGCTGTTTGATGCGGAAGATCCGTTTGCCAGGCAGCGTAATCTTGATGATAAACAGTACGCGCTCGATCACTTCCAGACCAAACTGTTGACGCTGCCGCTAACGATGCAAACCGCGCAAGGCCGGCATTTGGCGCAACATAATGCTGACTTCTTATTGACGTACATGGCGAAACTGAGTGCGGAGTTAAAAGGAGAATATGAAATGCTGGATCTTGACGCGATTCAACCCCTTATAGCGCGTTAG
- the ompC gene encoding porin OmpC, with the protein MKRKVLALLLPALLAAGAANAAEIYNKNGNKLDLYGKVDGLRYFSDDAGSDGDMSYARLGFKGETQINDMLTGYGQWEYNIQANGTEGDKGDSWTRLAFAGLGFGENGTFDYGRNYGVVYDVEAWTDMLPEFGGDTYTQTDVYMTGRANGVATYRNKGFFGQVDGLNFALQYQGNNEGSSLGQEGSGNSTNRKLAKENGDGFGMSTSYDFDFGLSLGAAYSSSDRTNEQVAAGRGDRSYTDKYAGGETADAWTIGAKYDANNVYLAAMYAETRNMTAYGSGSYKNAAGEDVAKGGIANKTQNFEVTAQYQFDFGLRPAVSFLMSKGVDLGGWDRDSNGNYRYTDKDLVKYVDVGMTYYFNKNMSTYVDYKINLLDEDDSFYSDNGIATDDIVAVGLVYQF; encoded by the coding sequence ATGAAAAGAAAAGTACTGGCACTGCTTCTCCCTGCTTTATTAGCTGCAGGCGCAGCTAATGCGGCTGAAATTTATAATAAGAACGGCAATAAACTGGATCTGTACGGTAAAGTCGATGGTCTGCGTTATTTCTCTGACGATGCAGGCAGCGATGGCGACATGTCCTATGCACGTCTGGGTTTCAAAGGCGAAACGCAGATCAATGATATGCTGACTGGTTATGGTCAGTGGGAATATAACATTCAGGCCAACGGCACCGAAGGTGACAAAGGCGATTCCTGGACTCGTCTGGCTTTCGCTGGCTTAGGATTTGGTGAGAACGGCACCTTCGATTACGGTCGTAACTATGGCGTCGTCTATGACGTAGAAGCCTGGACCGACATGCTGCCAGAATTTGGTGGCGATACTTACACCCAGACCGACGTGTACATGACCGGTCGTGCTAACGGCGTTGCCACCTATCGCAATAAAGGCTTCTTTGGTCAGGTTGATGGTCTGAACTTCGCCCTGCAGTATCAGGGTAATAACGAAGGTAGCAGCTTAGGTCAGGAAGGTTCCGGTAACAGCACTAACCGTAAACTGGCGAAAGAAAACGGCGACGGCTTCGGTATGTCTACCTCCTATGACTTCGACTTCGGTTTAAGCCTGGGTGCGGCGTACTCCAGTTCCGATCGTACTAACGAGCAAGTTGCAGCTGGCCGCGGCGATCGTAGCTATACCGATAAATATGCTGGTGGCGAAACAGCGGATGCCTGGACTATTGGCGCGAAATATGACGCTAACAACGTGTATCTGGCTGCTATGTACGCAGAAACCCGTAACATGACAGCATACGGCAGCGGCTCTTATAAGAATGCTGCAGGGGAAGATGTTGCGAAAGGCGGTATCGCCAACAAAACGCAAAACTTTGAAGTCACTGCTCAATACCAGTTTGACTTTGGCCTGCGTCCTGCGGTTTCTTTCCTGATGTCTAAAGGTGTTGATTTAGGCGGCTGGGATCGCGACAGCAATGGCAATTACCGCTACACCGACAAAGATCTGGTCAAATATGTTGATGTGGGTATGACTTACTACTTCAACAAAAACATGTCCACCTATGTTGATTATAAAATCAACCTGCTGGATGAAGACGACAGCTTCTACTCTGATAACGGTATCGCGACAGACGACATCGTTGCCGTTGGTTTAGTCTATCAGTTCTAA
- the mtfA gene encoding DgsA anti-repressor MtfA codes for MIKWPWKEQETTRSDDWPWDDALAIPLLVNLTEQEQARLVALAERFLQQKRMVALQGFELDPLKSARIALLFCLPVLELGIEWLDGFHEVLIYPAPFVVDDEWEDDIGLVHNQRVVQSGQSWQQGPIILNWLDIQDSFDASGFNLIIHEVAHKLDMRNGDRASGVPAIPLRDIAGWEHDLHAAMNNIQDEIDLVGETACSIDAYAATDPAECFAVLSEYFFSAPELFAPRFPALWQRFIQFYRQNPMERLRDTRGDDDYRSPNAH; via the coding sequence ATGATTAAGTGGCCCTGGAAAGAACAAGAAACAACCCGGAGTGACGACTGGCCGTGGGACGACGCCCTGGCTATTCCCCTTTTGGTTAATCTCACCGAGCAAGAACAAGCCAGACTTGTCGCCCTGGCAGAACGCTTTTTACAGCAAAAAAGAATGGTCGCTCTTCAGGGATTTGAGCTGGACCCGCTAAAAAGTGCGCGCATTGCTCTGCTGTTTTGCTTACCTGTTCTGGAACTGGGGATTGAGTGGCTCGACGGGTTTCATGAAGTTCTCATCTACCCTGCCCCGTTTGTCGTAGACGATGAATGGGAAGACGATATTGGGCTGGTGCATAACCAACGCGTTGTACAGTCCGGACAGAGCTGGCAACAAGGCCCAATAATCCTCAACTGGCTTGATATTCAAGATTCCTTTGACGCCTCCGGCTTTAATCTGATCATCCATGAAGTGGCACACAAGCTTGATATGCGTAATGGCGATCGTGCCAGCGGTGTTCCGGCAATCCCCCTGCGCGACATCGCCGGTTGGGAACATGACCTGCATGCCGCAATGAACAATATTCAGGATGAGATCGATCTGGTTGGAGAAACGGCCTGCAGTATAGATGCCTACGCAGCGACCGATCCTGCAGAATGCTTTGCCGTGTTATCCGAGTATTTTTTCAGCGCGCCTGAATTATTTGCTCCGCGTTTTCCTGCCTTATGGCAGCGTTTCATCCAGTTTTATCGCCAGAACCCCATGGAACGGTTACGCGATACCCGGGGAGACGACGATTATCGCTCACCAAATGCGCATTAA
- a CDS encoding extracellular solute-binding protein encodes MNALPRTGLRRITLASALVFSVSLPAFAQETLTLYTTREPGLIQPLLDSWTKTSGIKVSTVYIKDGMLERVKAEGKNSPADLLMTVDAGNLIDLVEAGVTQPVESEVLKAAIPANLRGADNQWFALSMRARVLYAEKSLPIDNWHYEQLASPEYKGKVCIRSGQHPYNTALIAAMIAHHGEAKTEEWLRGVKANLARKATGGDRDVARDILGGICDIGLANSYYVGHMKNAKEGSDARQWGDAIKVVKPTFENGGTHVNISGAAVARYAPNKADAVKLMEYLVSAPAQQQYAKANFEYPVLKGVTLDPVISATIGEIDVDKTPLTEIVKYRKQASLLVDKVGFDQ; translated from the coding sequence ATGAATGCTCTGCCTCGCACCGGATTGCGCCGTATCACGCTTGCCTCTGCCCTCGTCTTCTCTGTCAGCCTGCCTGCTTTCGCTCAGGAAACGTTAACGCTTTATACCACCCGCGAACCGGGTCTGATCCAGCCTTTACTTGACAGCTGGACTAAAACCAGCGGCATCAAAGTGAGTACGGTCTATATCAAAGACGGTATGCTTGAGCGTGTTAAGGCTGAAGGCAAAAACTCGCCTGCCGACCTGCTGATGACCGTCGATGCCGGTAATCTCATCGATTTAGTTGAAGCCGGTGTAACCCAGCCGGTAGAGTCAGAAGTACTGAAAGCCGCCATTCCTGCGAATCTGCGCGGTGCGGATAATCAGTGGTTTGCGCTTTCTATGCGCGCTCGCGTGCTGTATGCCGAGAAGTCGCTGCCAATCGATAACTGGCATTACGAACAGCTCGCCAGCCCTGAATACAAAGGAAAAGTCTGTATTCGCTCCGGCCAGCACCCGTACAACACGGCGCTGATCGCCGCGATGATTGCCCATCATGGCGAAGCCAAAACCGAAGAATGGCTGCGCGGCGTGAAGGCTAACCTGGCACGTAAAGCCACCGGCGGCGACCGCGATGTTGCCCGCGATATCCTCGGCGGAATTTGTGATATTGGTCTGGCTAACTCCTATTACGTCGGTCATATGAAGAACGCCAAAGAAGGCAGCGATGCGCGTCAGTGGGGCGATGCCATAAAAGTCGTTAAACCCACCTTTGAAAATGGCGGTACGCACGTCAACATCAGCGGTGCAGCCGTTGCCCGCTATGCGCCGAATAAAGCCGATGCCGTTAAGCTGATGGAATATCTGGTTTCGGCGCCTGCCCAGCAGCAGTACGCGAAAGCGAACTTCGAATATCCGGTACTGAAAGGCGTAACGCTTGACCCGGTTATCAGCGCCACAATCGGTGAAATCGATGTCGATAAAACGCCGCTAACCGAAATCGTGAAGTATCGTAAACAAGCTAGCCTGCTGGTAGATAAAGTTGGATTCGATCAATAA
- a CDS encoding iron ABC transporter permease, which produces MDSINKPLQFPTLRGLVSGPQSLLTPLHLGALCVALGVLTPVVALIWQATQADLSHWDNLMTYVLPSALKNTVLLLAGVAVMVGVIGVGSAWAVTAWDFPGRKILSWALLLPLAMPTYIVAFAWLDLLHPIGPLQTFIRFLLGFDSPRQFRLPDLRSLSGAIILLGLVLYPYVYLTTRAMFISQPAHLLEAARTLGCSATGTFFRVALPMARPALAVGISLALLETLNDIGASEFLGVQTLTVTVYTTWISRSDLSAAAQIACMMLMFIFFILTLEFYGRRKQGFSSRSLREIQPTRVQGWRGWLLGGVISLPVVLGFLAPVLFLIWESAKRIGDENPISSSLLSALQNTLSLAAGTTLVVVCVSMLVAWSARHSAADNAMPGFRRGVMRLASLGYAVPGTILAIGFLTPAMAVDRWLADLLDVRGLPLMSAGILLVICCAMRFQAIAIGALDSGLGRIPPSLEQASRLLGENGAGTFARVHFPLLRPALVSSALLVFADAMKELPTTLLLRPVNFETLATLLYAEAARGTYEEGAIAALMIVLAGTLPVILLVRHQMTRRG; this is translated from the coding sequence TTGGATTCGATCAATAAACCTCTGCAGTTTCCGACGTTACGCGGCCTGGTTTCCGGGCCGCAGTCATTATTAACGCCGTTGCATCTTGGCGCGCTGTGCGTCGCACTTGGCGTCCTGACCCCTGTCGTTGCGCTGATCTGGCAGGCCACCCAGGCCGATTTATCCCACTGGGATAATCTCATGACATATGTACTGCCATCTGCGCTAAAAAACACCGTGCTGTTGCTCGCAGGTGTCGCTGTAATGGTCGGTGTCATTGGCGTAGGCAGCGCATGGGCGGTGACGGCATGGGATTTCCCTGGGCGAAAAATTCTCAGTTGGGCGCTGCTGTTGCCGCTGGCGATGCCGACCTACATCGTCGCCTTTGCGTGGCTCGATCTGTTGCATCCGATAGGTCCCCTGCAAACCTTTATCCGTTTCTTACTGGGATTTGACAGCCCGCGACAATTCCGCCTGCCAGATTTACGTTCTCTTTCCGGCGCAATAATTCTGCTCGGATTAGTGCTTTATCCTTACGTCTACCTGACAACCCGCGCTATGTTTATCAGCCAGCCGGCCCATTTACTGGAAGCTGCGCGTACGCTGGGATGCAGCGCGACCGGAACCTTTTTTCGCGTCGCTCTCCCCATGGCTCGCCCGGCACTGGCCGTTGGGATCAGTCTGGCACTGCTGGAAACGCTCAACGATATTGGCGCGTCAGAATTCCTCGGGGTACAGACCTTAACGGTTACCGTGTACACCACGTGGATCTCGCGTTCTGATTTATCTGCCGCGGCGCAAATCGCCTGCATGATGCTGATGTTTATATTTTTTATTCTGACGCTGGAATTTTATGGCCGCAGAAAACAGGGTTTCAGCAGCCGCAGTCTGCGGGAAATTCAACCCACGCGCGTGCAGGGCTGGCGTGGCTGGCTGCTCGGTGGCGTTATTTCACTGCCGGTTGTGCTGGGTTTTCTGGCCCCGGTCCTGTTTTTAATTTGGGAAAGCGCCAAACGCATAGGCGATGAGAACCCAATATCCTCCTCGTTACTGTCAGCATTACAAAATACGCTATCACTGGCGGCGGGAACCACGCTGGTGGTGGTGTGTGTCAGTATGCTGGTTGCCTGGAGCGCGCGCCACAGCGCCGCAGATAACGCGATGCCGGGATTTCGTCGCGGTGTAATGCGTCTGGCGTCTTTAGGCTATGCGGTTCCCGGCACCATTCTGGCGATTGGTTTTTTAACCCCCGCCATGGCTGTCGACCGCTGGCTGGCTGATTTACTTGATGTTCGCGGCCTGCCGCTGATGTCTGCAGGGATCCTGCTGGTAATTTGTTGTGCCATGCGTTTCCAGGCAATTGCTATCGGCGCGCTGGACTCCGGCCTGGGGCGCATCCCGCCGTCGCTGGAACAGGCTTCACGTCTGCTGGGTGAGAATGGTGCGGGCACATTTGCACGGGTTCATTTCCCATTGCTGCGCCCGGCGTTAGTGAGTAGCGCCCTGCTGGTTTTTGCCGATGCCATGAAAGAACTGCCAACCACGTTGCTTTTGCGCCCGGTAAACTTCGAAACGCTGGCAACGTTGCTGTATGCGGAAGCCGCCCGTGGAACCTATGAAGAAGGCGCTATCGCCGCGCTAATGATTGTTTTAGCTGGCACGCTACCGGTTATTTTGTTGGTGCGTCATCAGATGACTCGCCGTGGTTAA
- a CDS encoding ABC transporter ATP-binding protein codes for MSENALRLQDVHVAYGNSQQSVLSGFSMSVRKGEIACLLGASGCGKTTVLRAVAGFERLRSGEIYVSQRRVAGPGVHLPPEKRHVGMVFQEYALFPHLTAQQNVAFGLRRMPREEQLVRVAELLKMVELHSHASRYPHELSGGQQQRIALARALAPHPEILLLDEPFSSLDKRTRERLGNEVRDILRAAGQTALLVTHSEHEAQLMADHIGVVKIGQYQIKTATHPG; via the coding sequence ATGTCAGAAAATGCATTACGACTCCAGGATGTGCACGTTGCCTACGGTAACAGCCAGCAATCGGTACTGAGCGGATTTTCAATGTCGGTACGTAAAGGAGAAATCGCCTGTCTGCTGGGCGCTTCAGGCTGTGGAAAAACTACGGTGCTACGCGCAGTTGCCGGATTTGAACGGCTGCGAAGCGGAGAGATCTATGTGTCACAGCGCCGCGTTGCCGGTCCCGGGGTTCATCTGCCGCCGGAGAAACGTCATGTCGGCATGGTCTTTCAGGAATATGCGCTGTTCCCCCACCTGACCGCGCAGCAAAACGTGGCCTTTGGATTACGACGTATGCCACGCGAGGAGCAGCTGGTTCGGGTGGCGGAGCTGTTAAAAATGGTGGAGTTGCACAGCCATGCCAGCCGTTATCCGCATGAACTTTCCGGCGGGCAGCAGCAGCGTATCGCGCTTGCGCGCGCGTTGGCCCCGCATCCGGAAATCCTGCTGCTCGATGAGCCTTTCTCCAGCCTGGATAAGCGTACGCGTGAGCGTCTTGGCAACGAGGTACGGGATATTTTACGCGCCGCCGGGCAAACGGCACTGCTGGTTACCCACAGCGAACACGAAGCGCAGCTGATGGCTGACCATATTGGCGTGGTAAAAATAGGGCAGTATCAAATTAAAACAGCGACCCACCCTGGCTAA
- the ldtA gene encoding L,D-transpeptidase produces the protein MRRVKLLCSLIMLLACQGAQAVSYPLPPEGSRLVGSPLTITVPSGNTQPLEAFAAQYGQGLSNMLEANPGVDVFLPQSGSTLVVPQQLILPDTVREGIVINVAEMRLYYYPAGSNTVEVLPIGIGQAGRETPRNWVTAVERKQEAPSWTPTPNTRREYAARGESLPAFVPAGPDNPMGLYAIYIGRLYAIHGTNANFGIGLRVSQGCIRLRNDDIKYLFDTVPVGTRVQLIDRPVKYSVEPDGSRWVEVHEPLSRNRSEYESDRQVPLPVTPALRTFISGNDVDVSRGNQALERRSGMPVNISLVQTHY, from the coding sequence ATGCGTCGTGTGAAACTGCTTTGTTCACTCATTATGCTGCTCGCATGTCAGGGCGCGCAGGCGGTGAGCTATCCGCTGCCGCCAGAAGGAAGTCGCCTGGTGGGAAGCCCTTTGACTATTACGGTCCCTTCAGGAAACACTCAGCCGTTGGAAGCCTTTGCCGCGCAGTACGGGCAGGGGTTGAGCAACATGCTTGAAGCCAATCCCGGCGTAGATGTTTTTCTGCCTCAGTCTGGCTCAACGCTGGTTGTGCCTCAGCAACTGATTTTACCGGATACCGTGCGCGAGGGGATCGTCATTAACGTCGCAGAAATGCGCCTTTACTATTATCCCGCTGGCAGTAATACGGTTGAAGTTTTACCCATTGGCATTGGTCAGGCGGGAAGAGAAACGCCGCGTAACTGGGTGACGGCGGTCGAGCGTAAGCAGGAAGCGCCGAGCTGGACGCCGACGCCGAATACCCGCCGTGAATACGCCGCACGCGGGGAATCCTTGCCTGCGTTTGTGCCCGCTGGACCAGATAACCCGATGGGGCTGTATGCGATTTATATCGGCAGGCTTTATGCCATACATGGCACAAATGCGAATTTTGGCATTGGTCTGCGGGTCAGCCAGGGTTGCATCCGTTTGCGAAATGATGACATTAAATATCTGTTTGATACCGTCCCGGTTGGGACGCGTGTGCAACTGATAGACCGACCGGTGAAATACAGCGTAGAGCCCGACGGCAGTCGTTGGGTGGAAGTGCATGAACCCCTGTCACGAAACCGTTCGGAATATGAGTCTGACAGACAGGTTCCCTTGCCAGTCACTCCCGCGTTGCGCACTTTCATCAGCGGGAATGACGTGGATGTGAGTCGCGGAAATCAGGCGCTGGAAAGACGCTCCGGCATGCCGGTGAACATCAGTCTGGTTCAGACGCACTATTAA
- the cobT gene encoding nicotinate-nucleotide--dimethylbenzimidazole phosphoribosyltransferase — MQTLTSLLRAIPTPDSAAMRRAQQHIDGLLKPPGSLGRLESLAVQLAGMPGLKGTPHVNGKAMLVMCADHGVWDEGVAVSPKIVTAIQAANMTRGTTGVCVLAAQAGAKVHVIDVGIDAEPIPGVVNMRVARGCGNIAQGPAMSRSQAEELLLEVIRYTHELAKDGVTLFGVGELGMANTTPAAAIVSVLTGSDAEDVVGIGANLPLSRVGNKVEVVRRAIAVNQPDRNDGIDVLAKVGGFDLVGMAGVMLGAASCGLPVVLDGFLSYSAALAASQIAPQIKPYLIPSHFSAEKGARTALSHLELDPYLNMGMRLGEGSGAALAMPIIEAACAMYSNMGQLAASNIVLPDGKEA, encoded by the coding sequence ATGCAGACTTTAACCTCTTTACTCCGCGCAATCCCAACACCTGATAGTGCTGCGATGCGGCGTGCACAACAGCATATCGACGGCTTGCTTAAACCGCCGGGAAGCCTTGGGCGGCTCGAATCGCTCGCCGTACAACTGGCCGGTATGCCTGGCCTGAAAGGCACCCCGCATGTGAACGGCAAAGCGATGCTGGTGATGTGTGCCGATCACGGCGTGTGGGATGAAGGGGTTGCTGTTTCGCCTAAAATCGTCACGGCTATTCAGGCCGCGAATATGACGCGCGGGACAACCGGCGTTTGTGTGCTGGCCGCGCAGGCGGGGGCAAAGGTACATGTGATTGATGTCGGTATTGATGCCGAACCTATTCCTGGCGTGGTGAACATGCGCGTGGCGCGCGGCTGCGGCAATATTGCCCAAGGCCCGGCAATGAGCCGTTCGCAGGCCGAAGAACTGCTGCTGGAAGTTATTCGTTATACTCATGAGTTGGCCAAAGACGGTGTAACGCTGTTTGGCGTTGGTGAACTTGGTATGGCAAATACGACACCTGCAGCAGCAATCGTCAGCGTGCTGACCGGCAGCGATGCTGAGGATGTGGTAGGTATCGGCGCTAACCTGCCGCTTTCCCGGGTAGGCAATAAAGTTGAGGTTGTGCGGCGAGCTATTGCCGTCAACCAACCGGATCGTAATGACGGTATCGATGTGCTGGCTAAGGTTGGCGGGTTTGATCTTGTCGGTATGGCGGGGGTGATGCTGGGGGCGGCCTCCTGTGGCCTGCCTGTGGTGCTGGACGGTTTTCTCTCTTACTCTGCTGCGTTGGCGGCCAGCCAGATTGCGCCGCAGATTAAACCTTACCTGATCCCATCACACTTCTCCGCTGAGAAGGGCGCTCGCACTGCGCTGTCCCATCTTGAATTGGATCCGTACCTCAACATGGGGATGCGTTTGGGCGAAGGTAGCGGGGCCGCGCTGGCGATGCCGATTATTGAAGCGGCCTGTGCAATGTACTCCAACATGGGGCAGCTCGCCGCCAGTAACATTGTGCTTCCGGATGGTAAGGAAGCGTAG